A window of the Mycobacteriales bacterium genome harbors these coding sequences:
- the rpsI gene encoding 30S ribosomal protein S9 produces the protein MAPIAPIASVAYDSPRLIQTVGRRKEAIVRVRLIPGTGQFTLNGRTLEEYFPNKVHQQHIREPLVILEKNEQYDVVALLNGGGITGQAGALQLGIARALIEVEMDDRPALKKAGFLTRDPRVKERKKYGLKKARKAPQYSKR, from the coding sequence ATCGCCCCCATCGCCCCCATCGCCTCTGTCGCGTACGACAGCCCGCGGCTCATCCAGACCGTCGGCCGTCGCAAGGAGGCGATCGTCCGGGTGCGGCTCATCCCGGGGACCGGCCAGTTCACCCTGAACGGGCGCACGCTCGAGGAGTACTTCCCGAACAAGGTGCACCAGCAGCACATCCGTGAGCCCCTGGTGATCCTCGAGAAGAACGAGCAGTACGACGTCGTCGCGCTGCTCAACGGCGGCGGCATCACCGGCCAGGCCGGCGCGCTGCAGCTCGGCATCGCCCGGGCGCTGATCGAGGTCGAGATGGACGACCGCCCGGCGCTGAAGAAGGCCGGCTTCCTCACCCGCGACCCGCGGGTCAAGGAGCGCAAGAAGTACGGCCTGAAGAAGGCGCGCAAGGCGCCGCAGTACTCCAAGCGGTAA
- the rplM gene encoding 50S ribosomal protein L13: protein MPTYTPKPGEVTRAWHVIDASDVVLGRLASQAAILLRGKHKPQFARHVDTGDFVIVVNAAQVVMTGNKAETTFAYRHSGYPGGLRKQTYADLLRKRPERVIEQAVKGMLPKNTLGRKMLTKLKVYAGPDHPHAAQMPVPFEIIQIAQ from the coding sequence GTGCCCACGTACACCCCCAAGCCCGGCGAGGTCACCCGCGCGTGGCACGTCATCGACGCGTCCGACGTGGTGCTCGGTCGCCTGGCCAGCCAGGCGGCGATCCTGCTGCGGGGCAAGCACAAGCCGCAGTTCGCCCGGCACGTGGACACCGGTGACTTCGTCATCGTCGTCAATGCCGCGCAGGTCGTCATGACCGGCAACAAGGCCGAGACGACGTTCGCCTACCGGCACTCCGGCTACCCGGGCGGGCTGCGCAAGCAGACGTACGCCGACCTGCTGCGCAAGCGCCCCGAGCGGGTCATCGAGCAGGCCGTGAAGGGCATGCTGCCGAAGAACACCCTGGGCCGGAAGATGCTCACCAAGCTCAAGGTGTACGCGGGTCCGGACCACCCGCACGCAGCGCAGATGCCTGTTCCGTTCGAGATCATCCAGATCGCGCAGTAA
- a CDS encoding ABC transporter permease: MSDAVVLAGRGVRALVRQPWFVAITLVQPVVWLLLFGALFENVVPSPTGDYLGYLTPGIVVMSALFASGWTGMGFITDAERGVMDRLLVSPVRRGSVMTGSLLNQQVTTVVQTLVILALGYATGARFPGGVGVLLVFLLAVILLAAAFASYSNALALLLRSQESLIGAVNFVVLPLSFLSSMLVPADHLPGWIAAIARWNPVDWAVVIGRQALAQDVDWGLVGTRLAALAALAVVAAALAARAFSSYQRSV, translated from the coding sequence ATGAGCGACGCGGTGGTGCTGGCCGGCCGGGGCGTGCGGGCACTCGTCCGGCAGCCCTGGTTCGTCGCGATCACGCTGGTGCAGCCGGTGGTCTGGCTGCTGCTGTTCGGGGCGCTGTTCGAGAACGTGGTGCCCTCGCCGACCGGGGACTACCTCGGGTACCTGACGCCCGGGATCGTGGTCATGTCGGCGTTGTTCGCCAGCGGCTGGACCGGGATGGGCTTCATCACCGACGCCGAGCGCGGGGTGATGGACCGGCTGCTGGTCTCGCCGGTGCGGCGCGGCTCGGTGATGACCGGCTCGCTGCTCAACCAGCAGGTCACGACCGTGGTGCAGACGCTGGTGATCCTTGCCCTCGGGTACGCGACCGGGGCCCGGTTCCCCGGCGGCGTCGGGGTGCTGCTGGTGTTCCTGCTGGCGGTGATCCTGCTCGCGGCCGCGTTCGCGTCGTACTCCAACGCGCTGGCGCTGCTGCTGCGCAGCCAGGAGTCGCTGATCGGGGCGGTGAACTTCGTCGTGCTGCCGCTGTCCTTCCTCTCCTCCATGCTGGTGCCCGCCGACCACCTGCCGGGCTGGATCGCGGCGATCGCCCGGTGGAACCCGGTGGACTGGGCCGTGGTCATCGGGCGGCAGGCGCTGGCGCAGGACGTCGACTGGGGCCTGGTCGGCACCCGGCTGGCGGCGCTGGCCGCGCTGGCGGTCGTCGCGGCGGCGCTGGCGGCCCGGGCGTTCTCCTCGTACCAGCGGTCCGTGTGA
- a CDS encoding ATP-binding cassette domain-containing protein, whose product MSDDLAIDAKDLVKAYPGGKAGPVRAVRGVSLAVPAGTVSGLLGPNGAGKSTTVKILTTLTKATGGSAVVAGHDVDRHPDTVRRAIGCVFQKHAVDPEATGRENLLLQGHLYGLRGAALRSRTAELLGRFGVEDAAGRLVRTWSGGMQRKLDVAMGLVHRPRVLFLDEPTTGLDPEARSELWALVAGLARDEGLTVLLTTHYLEEADRLADRLVIVDRGRVVAEGTAEQLKSELRGDALVVELATEPAGLPRLDGVREVTLDGRTLRARVDDGARAVPAVLAGLEAAGLVPASVTVARPSLDDVYLRHTGRAFSAEATPELEGAGR is encoded by the coding sequence GTGTCCGACGACCTGGCCATCGATGCGAAAGACCTGGTCAAGGCCTATCCCGGCGGGAAGGCCGGGCCGGTCCGGGCGGTGCGGGGCGTCAGCCTCGCCGTCCCGGCCGGGACCGTGTCCGGGCTGCTCGGCCCGAACGGCGCCGGCAAGTCCACCACCGTCAAGATCCTCACCACGCTGACCAAGGCGACCGGCGGCAGCGCGGTCGTCGCCGGCCACGACGTGGACCGGCACCCGGACACGGTCCGGCGCGCGATCGGCTGCGTGTTCCAGAAGCACGCCGTCGACCCGGAGGCGACCGGGCGGGAGAACCTCCTCCTGCAGGGCCACCTGTACGGCCTGCGCGGCGCCGCGCTGCGGTCCCGGACGGCCGAGCTGCTGGGCCGCTTCGGCGTCGAGGACGCCGCCGGGCGGCTGGTCCGGACCTGGTCCGGCGGCATGCAGCGCAAGCTCGACGTGGCCATGGGGCTGGTGCACCGGCCGCGGGTGCTGTTCCTGGACGAGCCGACCACAGGGCTGGACCCGGAGGCCCGGTCCGAGCTCTGGGCGCTGGTCGCCGGGCTGGCCCGGGACGAGGGGCTGACCGTGCTGCTCACCACGCACTACCTGGAGGAGGCCGACCGGCTGGCCGACCGCCTCGTCATCGTCGACCGCGGCCGGGTGGTCGCCGAGGGCACGGCCGAGCAGCTGAAGAGCGAGCTGCGCGGGGACGCGCTGGTGGTCGAGCTGGCCACCGAGCCGGCCGGGCTGCCCCGGCTGGACGGCGTCCGCGAGGTCACCCTGGACGGGCGGACGCTGCGGGCCCGGGTCGACGACGGCGCCCGGGCGGTGCCGGCGGTGCTGGCCGGGCTGGAGGCGGCCGGACTGGTCCCGGCCTCGGTGACCGTGGCCCGGCCGTCCCTGGACGACGTCTACCTGCGGCACACCGGCCGCGCCTTCTCCGCCGAGGCCACCCCCGAGCTGGAAGGGGCGGGCCGATGA
- a CDS encoding PadR family transcriptional regulator — translation MARRKVSNPLALAVLACLAERPMHPYEMATIMRERGKHESIKLNYGSLYSVVESLQKHGLIAPKETVKDGRRPERTVYEITPPGRLEFVDWLGELIGTPAKEYPAFEAGLSMIGGLPPDAAVSLLQQRAAQLRSQQQAAREMQRYAADLGVPHLFLIEADYRHSQIQAEIEFVEKLAASIADSSLDGVAYWREAQRRYAAGEEVEPLRLPSQS, via the coding sequence ATGGCGCGCCGGAAGGTGAGCAACCCGCTGGCCCTGGCCGTGCTGGCCTGTCTGGCCGAGCGCCCGATGCACCCGTACGAGATGGCCACGATCATGCGTGAGCGCGGCAAGCACGAGTCGATCAAGCTCAACTACGGCTCGCTCTACTCGGTGGTCGAGTCGCTGCAGAAACACGGTCTCATCGCCCCGAAGGAGACGGTCAAGGACGGCCGCCGCCCGGAGCGGACGGTCTACGAGATCACCCCGCCCGGCCGGCTGGAGTTCGTGGACTGGCTCGGCGAGCTGATCGGCACGCCGGCGAAGGAGTACCCGGCGTTCGAGGCCGGGCTGTCCATGATCGGCGGGCTGCCCCCGGACGCCGCGGTCTCGCTGCTCCAGCAGCGTGCGGCCCAGCTGCGTTCGCAGCAGCAGGCCGCCCGGGAGATGCAGCGGTACGCGGCCGACCTCGGCGTCCCGCACCTGTTCCTCATCGAGGCCGACTACCGGCACAGCCAGATCCAGGCCGAGATCGAGTTCGTGGAGAAGCTGGCCGCCTCGATCGCCGACAGCAGCCTCGACGGCGTCGCGTACTGGCGGGAGGCGCAGCGGCGGTACGCCGCCGGTGAGGAGGTGGAGCCCCTCCGGCTGCCCTCCCAGAGCTGA
- a CDS encoding ATP-binding protein, whose product MSAVLAYLPRGNTLSDEEWHRRHRLLQWVLAAHIPGLFVFGVLRHFAAADVAETLALPLACLIVGHLLQSRRLASAFVTLGLVYCSAALVGFSDGAIEAHFHFFIMIGFIALYQDWIPFLLNILFTVLSHGIGSSFVPDLMFNHTSAQEHPWEWSLIHGVAVLAACVGVVLFWKTTEDEQVRSLQLTQELADAEIGRRRFTSDLLVNLARRNQNLLYRQLDLLNDLEDKERDPDALADLFRLDHLATRIRRNAESLLVLSGEESPRIWREPVALVDVVRAAIAEIEDLDRVDDAIDETLSVSGRSVADLTHLFAELLENAVHFSPPGVTVVVRSRPLPSSPGTRLVTIEDWGVGMTAQEVAEANDTLRAPREVDLSVSQRLGLHVVARLAQRYGISVELTPTPGGGVTAVVLLPPVVFERSAVLVGATAAPANGGYGGGFSTPRGAVPAGGFGTPPGGTPAGGFGTPPPAAMPTGRPVVNGAVNGNGAVAPARPLPAGPVPSIPVQTGSAGGAAPGGPVQTGPASGPVPMGSPVPPALPTGPASGPVQTGPASGSVQVGPASGPVQVGPASGPVQTGAAGGPVPMGVSTGPAGARPARPGTAPNGGPPPTTATNGLSAAGTATPVRPPAPPRAIPPRPTPPLPPTQPAPAGDPGLQLPRRGPGEALNRSRLARPGDGPAGDLPAAPRERMTQLPAPFQAPATAGGDGAAQPGGETDDSWSSWWSRTTPGAGGEPRPEPDRPTPQNGNGPPDPDPDPLPEPRPPADDEPQLRRRVPQANLAAGLRRETEAAAAEETPVVRDPMTARNALSRFQAAQRAARSQVDGDQPEGGPAR is encoded by the coding sequence GTGTCGGCAGTGCTCGCCTATCTGCCCAGGGGCAACACCCTCAGTGACGAGGAGTGGCACCGCCGGCACAGGTTGCTCCAATGGGTCCTGGCTGCGCACATCCCCGGGCTCTTCGTCTTCGGCGTCCTGCGGCACTTCGCCGCGGCCGACGTCGCCGAGACGCTGGCGCTGCCGCTGGCCTGCCTGATCGTCGGGCACCTGCTGCAGTCGCGGCGGCTCGCCTCCGCGTTCGTCACGCTCGGGCTCGTCTACTGCTCGGCCGCGCTGGTCGGCTTCTCCGACGGCGCGATCGAGGCCCACTTCCACTTCTTCATCATGATCGGCTTCATCGCGCTCTACCAGGACTGGATCCCGTTCCTGCTGAACATCCTGTTCACGGTGCTCAGCCACGGGATCGGCTCCAGCTTCGTGCCGGACCTCATGTTCAACCACACCTCGGCCCAGGAGCACCCCTGGGAGTGGTCGCTGATCCACGGTGTCGCCGTGCTGGCCGCCTGCGTCGGCGTGGTGTTGTTCTGGAAGACCACCGAGGACGAGCAGGTCCGCTCGCTGCAGCTGACCCAGGAGCTCGCCGACGCCGAGATCGGGCGCCGCCGGTTCACCTCCGACCTGCTGGTCAACCTGGCCCGCCGCAACCAGAACCTGCTCTACCGGCAGCTGGACCTGCTCAACGACCTCGAGGACAAGGAGCGGGACCCGGACGCGCTGGCCGACCTCTTCCGGCTCGACCACCTGGCCACCCGGATCCGCCGCAACGCCGAGAGCCTGCTGGTGCTCTCCGGCGAGGAGTCGCCGCGGATCTGGCGCGAGCCGGTCGCGCTGGTGGACGTCGTGCGGGCCGCGATCGCCGAGATCGAGGACCTCGACCGGGTCGACGACGCGATCGACGAGACCCTCTCGGTCTCCGGGCGCAGCGTCGCCGACCTCACCCACCTGTTCGCCGAGTTGCTGGAGAACGCGGTCCACTTCTCCCCGCCCGGCGTGACCGTGGTCGTGCGCAGCCGGCCGCTGCCGAGCTCGCCCGGCACCCGCCTGGTCACCATCGAGGACTGGGGCGTCGGCATGACGGCCCAGGAGGTGGCCGAGGCCAACGACACGCTGCGGGCGCCGCGCGAGGTCGACCTGTCGGTCTCCCAGCGGCTGGGCCTGCACGTGGTCGCCCGCCTCGCCCAGCGGTACGGGATCTCCGTCGAGCTGACACCCACCCCGGGCGGCGGGGTCACCGCGGTGGTCCTGCTGCCGCCGGTGGTCTTCGAGCGGTCTGCCGTGCTGGTCGGGGCGACCGCCGCCCCGGCGAACGGCGGGTACGGCGGCGGGTTCAGCACGCCGCGCGGCGCGGTCCCGGCCGGCGGCTTCGGTACGCCGCCGGGCGGTACGCCGGCCGGCGGCTTCGGTACGCCGCCGCCCGCCGCGATGCCGACGGGCCGGCCGGTCGTCAACGGGGCGGTCAACGGTAACGGGGCGGTCGCCCCGGCCCGGCCGCTCCCGGCCGGGCCCGTGCCCTCGATCCCGGTGCAGACCGGGTCCGCCGGCGGGGCCGCCCCGGGCGGTCCCGTTCAGACCGGTCCGGCCAGTGGTCCGGTTCCGATGGGCAGCCCCGTCCCTCCGGCCTTGCCGACCGGTCCGGCCAGCGGGCCCGTACAGACCGGTCCGGCCAGTGGGTCCGTGCAGGTGGGTCCGGCTAGCGGGCCCGTGCAGGTGGGTCCGGCCAGCGGGCCCGTGCAGACCGGTGCGGCCGGCGGGCCGGTTCCGATGGGCGTTTCCACCGGTCCGGCCGGCGCCCGCCCGGCCCGGCCCGGAACGGCCCCGAACGGCGGGCCGCCGCCCACCACCGCCACGAACGGCCTGAGCGCCGCCGGCACGGCCACCCCGGTGCGCCCGCCGGCCCCGCCCCGGGCCATCCCGCCGCGGCCGACGCCGCCGCTGCCGCCCACCCAGCCGGCGCCCGCGGGCGATCCCGGCCTCCAGCTGCCTCGCCGTGGCCCCGGGGAGGCACTCAACCGCAGCCGGCTCGCCCGGCCCGGCGACGGCCCGGCCGGCGACCTGCCCGCGGCACCGCGGGAGCGCATGACCCAGCTGCCGGCGCCGTTCCAGGCCCCGGCGACCGCGGGCGGCGACGGCGCGGCCCAGCCCGGCGGCGAGACCGACGACAGCTGGTCGAGCTGGTGGAGCCGGACCACCCCGGGGGCCGGCGGCGAGCCCCGGCCGGAGCCGGACCGGCCGACCCCGCAGAACGGCAACGGCCCGCCGGACCCGGATCCGGACCCGCTGCCCGAGCCGCGGCCGCCGGCCGACGACGAACCGCAGCTGCGCCGGCGCGTACCGCAGGCCAACCTGGCGGCCGGGCTGCGCCGGGAGACCGAAGCGGCCGCGGCCGAGGAGACCCCGGTCGTCCGCGACCCGATGACCGCCCGCAACGCGCTGTCCCGCTTCCAGGCGGCCCAGCGCGCGGCTCGCAGCCAGGTCGACGGTGACCAGCCGGAAGGCGGACCGGCCCGATGA
- a CDS encoding roadblock/LC7 domain-containing protein, translating into MSYPIAAGRQLDWLVDDFARRVHGVRHGLVVSGDGLRLAASEGLSIGLADQLSAVASGLVSLTRGAAQCFRAEPVRQTIVEMAGGYLFVTSISDGSALAVFADASCDIGVVGYEMTMLVSRVGQLLTPAVRGYGIP; encoded by the coding sequence ATGAGCTACCCGATCGCCGCCGGCCGCCAGCTCGACTGGCTGGTCGACGACTTCGCCCGCCGCGTGCACGGCGTCCGGCACGGTTTGGTCGTGTCCGGCGACGGCCTGCGGCTGGCGGCCTCCGAGGGCCTCTCGATCGGCCTGGCCGACCAGCTCTCCGCGGTCGCCTCCGGGCTGGTCAGCCTGACCCGCGGCGCCGCGCAGTGCTTCCGGGCCGAGCCGGTCCGCCAGACCATCGTGGAGATGGCCGGCGGCTACCTGTTCGTCACGTCGATCTCCGACGGCTCGGCGCTGGCCGTGTTCGCCGACGCCAGCTGTGACATCGGCGTCGTCGGCTACGAGATGACCATGCTCGTCAGCCGGGTCGGGCAGCTGCTCACCCCGGCCGTCCGCGGGTACGGCATACCGTGA
- a CDS encoding DUF742 domain-containing protein encodes MTEPTGGGRVVPSYLLTRGRTRSQGAELPLEALATVTDFGRERYPGLPRERRDILDLCAQPTSVMEVAAHLHVPLGVARVLVGDLAAGDYLTVHMPRQADGPPPAEILERLLEGLRGR; translated from the coding sequence GTGACCGAACCCACCGGTGGCGGCCGGGTCGTCCCGTCCTACCTGCTCACCCGCGGCCGGACCCGGTCCCAGGGGGCGGAGCTGCCGCTGGAGGCGCTGGCCACGGTCACCGACTTCGGCCGGGAGCGCTACCCGGGGCTGCCCCGGGAGCGCCGCGACATCCTCGACCTCTGCGCCCAGCCGACCTCGGTGATGGAGGTGGCCGCGCACCTGCACGTACCGCTGGGGGTCGCGCGGGTGCTGGTCGGCGACCTCGCGGCCGGTGACTACCTCACTGTGCACATGCCACGCCAGGCCGACGGGCCGCCGCCCGCCGAGATCCTGGAACGACTGCTGGAGGGACTCCGTGGGCGTTGA
- a CDS encoding ATP/GTP-binding protein has translation MGVERREPPVPVKIIIAGGFGVGKTTFVGAVSEIPPLRTEALMTELSEGVDDLTHIKGKTTTTVAMDFGRITVDEQLVLYLFGTPGQDRFWFMWDDLSRGAVGAVVLLDLRRIDDCFAAIDYFEDRRVPFVVAINDFPGAHVFSDAAVRDALALRPDQPLLRTDARHAGAALGTLIALVEHALARVTAA, from the coding sequence GTGGGCGTTGAGCGGCGCGAGCCGCCCGTTCCCGTCAAGATCATCATCGCGGGGGGATTCGGGGTCGGCAAGACGACGTTCGTGGGGGCGGTCTCCGAGATCCCGCCGCTGCGGACCGAGGCGCTGATGACCGAGCTGTCCGAGGGCGTCGACGACCTGACCCACATCAAGGGCAAGACGACGACGACCGTGGCGATGGACTTCGGCCGGATCACCGTGGACGAGCAACTGGTGCTCTACCTCTTCGGTACGCCGGGCCAGGACCGCTTCTGGTTCATGTGGGACGACCTGTCCCGCGGCGCCGTCGGCGCGGTCGTACTGCTGGACCTGCGTCGGATCGACGACTGCTTCGCCGCGATCGACTACTTCGAGGACCGGCGGGTGCCGTTCGTGGTGGCGATCAACGACTTCCCGGGCGCGCACGTGTTCTCCGACGCGGCGGTCCGGGACGCGCTGGCGCTGCGGCCGGACCAGCCGCTGCTGCGGACCGACGCCCGGCATGCCGGGGCGGCGCTGGGCACGCTGATCGCGCTCGTCGAGCACGCGCTGGCCCGGGTCACCGCGGCCTGA
- a CDS encoding ATP-binding cassette domain-containing protein: MGYVDVGHVSVLLPDGRMLLDDVSFRVGEGTKAALVGANGAGKTTLLRVVSGDLTPTSGGVAGSGGLGVMRQFIGSIRDDTTVREFLLGLAALSLREAGAELEAAEWALAETEDEPTQLRYAGALAAWGDAGGYDAEVTWDTVTVAALGIPFERAQHRMVRTLSGGEQKRLALETLLRGPDEVLLLDEPDNYLDVPGKRWLEDRLRETSKTVLFVSHDRELLARVADRVVTVEAHSAWVHGGGFGTYAAAREARLDRLDELHKRWEEEHARLKELVRTLQQQAKISPDMASRYKAMQTRLAKFEAAGPPPERPAEQQVAMRLRGGRTGVRALTCVGLELTGLMHPFDLEVFFGERVAVLGSNGSGKSHFLRLLAGEPVAHAGAAKLGARVVTGLFAQTHERPDLAGKTPVEILWRGDDRRSGMDRGRSVGLLRRYGLNEQADVRFDLLSGGQQARLQVLLLELSGTTMLLLDEPTDNLDLVSAEALQQALAAYEGTVLAVTHDRWFARTFDRFLVFGTDGAVVETPEPVWDVSRVDRVR; this comes from the coding sequence ATGGGGTATGTGGACGTCGGTCATGTCTCGGTGCTGCTCCCGGACGGCCGGATGCTGCTCGACGACGTCAGCTTCCGGGTCGGCGAGGGCACGAAGGCCGCCCTCGTCGGCGCCAACGGCGCCGGCAAGACCACGCTGCTGCGGGTGGTCTCCGGCGACCTGACGCCGACCTCCGGCGGCGTCGCCGGCTCCGGCGGCCTGGGCGTGATGCGCCAGTTCATCGGCTCGATCCGGGACGACACGACGGTCCGCGAGTTCCTGCTCGGCCTGGCCGCGCTGTCGTTGCGCGAGGCCGGCGCCGAGCTGGAGGCGGCCGAGTGGGCGCTGGCCGAGACCGAGGACGAGCCGACCCAGCTGCGGTACGCGGGCGCCCTGGCCGCCTGGGGCGACGCCGGCGGCTACGACGCCGAGGTCACCTGGGACACGGTCACGGTCGCCGCGCTCGGCATCCCGTTCGAGCGGGCCCAGCACCGGATGGTGCGCACGCTGTCCGGCGGCGAGCAGAAGCGACTCGCGCTGGAGACGCTGCTGCGCGGGCCGGACGAGGTGCTGCTGCTGGACGAGCCGGACAACTACCTGGACGTGCCGGGCAAGCGCTGGCTGGAGGACCGGCTGCGGGAGACCTCGAAGACGGTGCTGTTCGTCAGCCACGACCGGGAGCTGCTGGCCCGGGTGGCCGACCGGGTGGTGACCGTCGAGGCGCACTCGGCCTGGGTGCACGGCGGCGGGTTCGGCACGTACGCGGCGGCCCGCGAGGCCCGGCTGGACCGGCTCGACGAGCTGCACAAGCGCTGGGAGGAGGAGCACGCCCGGCTCAAGGAGCTGGTCCGGACCTTGCAGCAGCAGGCGAAGATCAGCCCGGACATGGCCTCGCGCTACAAGGCGATGCAGACCCGGCTGGCCAAGTTCGAGGCGGCCGGCCCGCCGCCGGAGCGGCCGGCGGAGCAGCAGGTGGCGATGCGGCTGCGCGGCGGGCGTACCGGGGTCCGCGCGCTGACCTGCGTCGGGCTGGAGCTGACCGGGCTGATGCACCCGTTCGACCTGGAGGTGTTCTTCGGCGAGCGGGTCGCCGTGCTCGGCTCCAACGGCTCGGGCAAATCGCACTTCCTGCGGCTGCTGGCCGGGGAGCCGGTCGCGCACGCCGGCGCGGCCAAGCTCGGCGCCCGGGTCGTCACCGGCCTGTTCGCGCAGACGCACGAGCGCCCGGACCTGGCCGGCAAGACGCCGGTGGAGATCCTCTGGCGCGGCGACGACCGGCGCTCCGGGATGGACCGGGGGCGCTCGGTCGGCCTGCTGCGCCGGTACGGGCTGAACGAACAGGCCGACGTCCGCTTCGACCTGCTCTCCGGCGGCCAGCAGGCCCGGCTGCAGGTGCTGTTGCTGGAGCTGTCCGGGACCACGATGCTGCTGCTGGACGAGCCGACCGACAACCTCGACCTGGTCAGCGCCGAGGCGTTGCAGCAGGCGCTGGCCGCGTACGAGGGGACGGTGCTGGCGGTGACCCACGACCGCTGGTTCGCCCGCACCTTCGACCGCTTCCTGGTCTTCGGCACGGACGGGGCGGTGGTCGAGACGCCCGAGCCGGTGTGGGACGTGTCCAGAGTGGACAGAGTTCGCTAG